In one window of Carcharodon carcharias isolate sCarCar2 chromosome 14, sCarCar2.pri, whole genome shotgun sequence DNA:
- the LOC121287648 gene encoding polypyrimidine tract-binding protein 1 isoform X1, with the protein MDGIVQDITVGTKRGSDELLSACAANGPFIMSNSAPSAGEYTNGNDSKKFKGENRTSGILPSRVIHIRKLPNDVTEAEVISLGLPFGKVTNLLMLKGKNQAFIEMNSEEAANTMVSYYSTVTPYLRSHPIYIQYSNHKELKTDNSPNQARAQAALQAVNAVQTANMAIAGTGAPDSAAGLAGQSPVLRIIVENLFYPVTLDVLHQIFSKFGTVMKIITFTKNNQFQALLQYADGSSAQHAKLALDGQNIYNACCTLRIDFSKLTSLNVKYNNDKSRDYTRPDLPSGDNQPTLDQTMAAAFGKEASLLGAPGIISSPYGGGAGFPPSIAFQQADFLQHPSDYCLSVPGVHGALAPLSMPSAAAAAAAAASRIGIPGFASAANAVLLISNLNPERVTPQCLFILFGVYGDVQRVKILFNKKENALVQMFDCTQAQLAMSHLNGQRLHGKAMRVTMSKHQTVQLPREGQEDQGLTKDYSSSPLHRFKKPGSKNFQNIFPPSATLHLSNIPPSITEEDLKLLFSSTTGMVKAFKFFQKDRKMALIQMSSVEEAIQALIDLHNHDLGENHHLRVSFSKSTI; encoded by the exons CGGGGGTCTGACGAGCTTCTATCTGCTTGTGCTGCTAACGGTCCCTTTATCATGAGCAACTCTGCTCCCTCTGCTGGTGAGTACA CCAATGGCAATGACAGCAAAAAGTTCAAAGGAGAGAACAGGACTTCAGGAATATTACCTTCCAGAGTCATTCATATCCGCAAACTTCCCAACGACGTCACTGAAGCAGAGGTCATTTCCTTGGGCTTGCCTTTTGGCAAAGTAACCAATCTTCTCATGTTAAAAGGCAAAAATCAG GCTTTTATAGAAATGAACTCTGAAGAAGCTGCTAACACGATGGTGAGCTATTACAGCACTGTCACTCCCTATCTAAGAAGCCATCCTATCTACATTCAATATTCTAACCACAAGGAGCTGAAAACTGACAACTCTCCCAATCAGGCT AGAGCGCAAGCTGCTCTTCAGGCAGTAAATGCTGTGCAGACTGCTAACATGGCTATTGCTGGCACTGGTGCCCCAGATAGTGCAGCAGGTCTTGCTGGCCAGAGCCCAGTTCTTCGCATCATTGTGGAAAACCTTTTCTACCCAGTTACTCTAGATGTATTGCACCAG ATTTTTTCCAAGTTTGGCACTGTAATGAAGATCATTACTTTCACAAAGAATAACCAGTTCCAGGCTTTGCTCCAATATGCTGATGGCTCCAGTGCACAACATGCAAAACTG GCCTTGGATGGACAGAACATCTATAATGCCTGCTGCACTCTGCGTATTGACTTCTCTAAATTGACTAGCCTTAACGTTAAGTACAATAATGACAAAAGCCGAGACTACACACGCCCTGACCTACCATCTGGTGACAACCAGCCGACCTTAGACCAAACCATGGCAGCCGCTTTTGGTAAGGAAGCCTCCCTACTAG GTGCACCAGGTATCATCTCCTCGCCCTACGGAGGGGGAGCTGGTTTCCCTCCTAGTATTGCCTTCCAGCAAGCTG ACTTCCTCCAACATCCATCAGATTACT GTTTGTCCGTCCCAGgggttcatggggcattggctccactcagcatgccgtcagcagctgcagcagctgcagcagcagccagTCGTATTGGTATTCCGGGATTTGCCTCTGCAGCCAACGCTGTCCTGCTGATTAGCAATCTGAATCCTGAG AGAGTTACGCCCCAATGCCTCTTTATTCTTTTCG GAGTGTATGGTGATGTGCAGCGTGTGAAGATACTtttcaacaagaaagaaaatGCCTTGGTACAAATGTTTGACTGCACCCAAGCTCAACTGG CTATGAGCCACCTGAATGGTCAAAGGCTTCATGGAAAGGCAATGCGTGTAACCATGTCCAAACACCAGACAGTGCAGCTTCCCCGTGAAGGCCAGGAGGACCAGGGCCTGACCAAGGACTATAGCAGCTCGCCACTGCATCGCTTCAAGAAACCTGGGTCGAAAAATTTCCAGAACATCTTCCCTCCTTCTGCTACCCTCCATCTCTCTAATATTCC ACCTTCTATTACTGAAGAAGATCTGAAGTTGCTGTTCTCGAGCACAACTGGCATGGTCAAAGCATTCAAGTTCTTTCA GAAGGATCGCAagatggctctcatccagatgagttCAGTGGAAGAAGCAATCCAGGCTCTTATTGACCTTCATAATCATGACCTTGGAGAAAACCATCACCTCAGGGTTTCCTTCTCCAAGTCGACCATTTAA
- the LOC121287648 gene encoding polypyrimidine tract-binding protein 1 isoform X4: MDGIVQDITVGTKRGSDELLSACAANGPFIMSNSAPSAGEYTNGNDSKKFKGENRTSGILPSRVIHIRKLPNDVTEAEVISLGLPFGKVTNLLMLKGKNQAFIEMNSEEAANTMVSYYSTVTPYLRSHPIYIQYSNHKELKTDNSPNQARAQAALQAVNAVQTANMAIAGTGAPDSAAGLAGQSPVLRIIVENLFYPVTLDVLHQIFSKFGTVMKIITFTKNNQFQALLQYADGSSAQHAKLALDGQNIYNACCTLRIDFSKLTSLNVKYNNDKSRDYTRPDLPSGDNQPTLDQTMAAAFGKEASLLGAPGIISSPYGGGAGFPPSIAFQQAGLSVPGVHGALAPLSMPSAAAAAAAAASRIGIPGFASAANAVLLISNLNPERVTPQCLFILFGVYGDVQRVKILFNKKENALVQMFDCTQAQLAMSHLNGQRLHGKAMRVTMSKHQTVQLPREGQEDQGLTKDYSSSPLHRFKKPGSKNFQNIFPPSATLHLSNIPPSITEEDLKLLFSSTTGMVKAFKFFQKDRKMALIQMSSVEEAIQALIDLHNHDLGENHHLRVSFSKSTI; this comes from the exons CGGGGGTCTGACGAGCTTCTATCTGCTTGTGCTGCTAACGGTCCCTTTATCATGAGCAACTCTGCTCCCTCTGCTGGTGAGTACA CCAATGGCAATGACAGCAAAAAGTTCAAAGGAGAGAACAGGACTTCAGGAATATTACCTTCCAGAGTCATTCATATCCGCAAACTTCCCAACGACGTCACTGAAGCAGAGGTCATTTCCTTGGGCTTGCCTTTTGGCAAAGTAACCAATCTTCTCATGTTAAAAGGCAAAAATCAG GCTTTTATAGAAATGAACTCTGAAGAAGCTGCTAACACGATGGTGAGCTATTACAGCACTGTCACTCCCTATCTAAGAAGCCATCCTATCTACATTCAATATTCTAACCACAAGGAGCTGAAAACTGACAACTCTCCCAATCAGGCT AGAGCGCAAGCTGCTCTTCAGGCAGTAAATGCTGTGCAGACTGCTAACATGGCTATTGCTGGCACTGGTGCCCCAGATAGTGCAGCAGGTCTTGCTGGCCAGAGCCCAGTTCTTCGCATCATTGTGGAAAACCTTTTCTACCCAGTTACTCTAGATGTATTGCACCAG ATTTTTTCCAAGTTTGGCACTGTAATGAAGATCATTACTTTCACAAAGAATAACCAGTTCCAGGCTTTGCTCCAATATGCTGATGGCTCCAGTGCACAACATGCAAAACTG GCCTTGGATGGACAGAACATCTATAATGCCTGCTGCACTCTGCGTATTGACTTCTCTAAATTGACTAGCCTTAACGTTAAGTACAATAATGACAAAAGCCGAGACTACACACGCCCTGACCTACCATCTGGTGACAACCAGCCGACCTTAGACCAAACCATGGCAGCCGCTTTTGGTAAGGAAGCCTCCCTACTAG GTGCACCAGGTATCATCTCCTCGCCCTACGGAGGGGGAGCTGGTTTCCCTCCTAGTATTGCCTTCCAGCAAGCTG GTTTGTCCGTCCCAGgggttcatggggcattggctccactcagcatgccgtcagcagctgcagcagctgcagcagcagccagTCGTATTGGTATTCCGGGATTTGCCTCTGCAGCCAACGCTGTCCTGCTGATTAGCAATCTGAATCCTGAG AGAGTTACGCCCCAATGCCTCTTTATTCTTTTCG GAGTGTATGGTGATGTGCAGCGTGTGAAGATACTtttcaacaagaaagaaaatGCCTTGGTACAAATGTTTGACTGCACCCAAGCTCAACTGG CTATGAGCCACCTGAATGGTCAAAGGCTTCATGGAAAGGCAATGCGTGTAACCATGTCCAAACACCAGACAGTGCAGCTTCCCCGTGAAGGCCAGGAGGACCAGGGCCTGACCAAGGACTATAGCAGCTCGCCACTGCATCGCTTCAAGAAACCTGGGTCGAAAAATTTCCAGAACATCTTCCCTCCTTCTGCTACCCTCCATCTCTCTAATATTCC ACCTTCTATTACTGAAGAAGATCTGAAGTTGCTGTTCTCGAGCACAACTGGCATGGTCAAAGCATTCAAGTTCTTTCA GAAGGATCGCAagatggctctcatccagatgagttCAGTGGAAGAAGCAATCCAGGCTCTTATTGACCTTCATAATCATGACCTTGGAGAAAACCATCACCTCAGGGTTTCCTTCTCCAAGTCGACCATTTAA
- the LOC121287648 gene encoding polypyrimidine tract-binding protein 1 isoform X11, with protein MDGIVQDITVGTKRGSDELLSACAANGPFIMSNSAPSAGEYTNGNDSKKFKGENRTSGILPSRVIHIRKLPNDVTEAEVISLGLPFGKVTNLLMLKGKNQAFIEMNSEEAANTMVSYYSTVTPYLRSHPIYIQYSNHKELKTDNSPNQARAQAALQAVNAVQTANMAIAGTGAPDSAAGLAGQSPVLRIIVENLFYPVTLDVLHQIFSKFGTVMKIITFTKNNQFQALLQYADGSSAQHAKLALDGQNIYNACCTLRIDFSKLTSLNVKYNNDKSRDYTRPDLPSGDNQPTLDQTMAAAFGKEASLLGLSVPGVHGALAPLSMPSAAAAAAAAASRIGIPGFASAANAVLLISNLNPERVTPQCLFILFGVYGDVQRVKILFNKKENALVQMFDCTQAQLAMSHLNGQRLHGKAMRVTMSKHQTVQLPREGQEDQGLTKDYSSSPLHRFKKPGSKNFQNIFPPSATLHLSNIPPSITEEDLKLLFSSTTGMVKAFKFFQKDRKMALIQMSSVEEAIQALIDLHNHDLGENHHLRVSFSKSTI; from the exons CGGGGGTCTGACGAGCTTCTATCTGCTTGTGCTGCTAACGGTCCCTTTATCATGAGCAACTCTGCTCCCTCTGCTGGTGAGTACA CCAATGGCAATGACAGCAAAAAGTTCAAAGGAGAGAACAGGACTTCAGGAATATTACCTTCCAGAGTCATTCATATCCGCAAACTTCCCAACGACGTCACTGAAGCAGAGGTCATTTCCTTGGGCTTGCCTTTTGGCAAAGTAACCAATCTTCTCATGTTAAAAGGCAAAAATCAG GCTTTTATAGAAATGAACTCTGAAGAAGCTGCTAACACGATGGTGAGCTATTACAGCACTGTCACTCCCTATCTAAGAAGCCATCCTATCTACATTCAATATTCTAACCACAAGGAGCTGAAAACTGACAACTCTCCCAATCAGGCT AGAGCGCAAGCTGCTCTTCAGGCAGTAAATGCTGTGCAGACTGCTAACATGGCTATTGCTGGCACTGGTGCCCCAGATAGTGCAGCAGGTCTTGCTGGCCAGAGCCCAGTTCTTCGCATCATTGTGGAAAACCTTTTCTACCCAGTTACTCTAGATGTATTGCACCAG ATTTTTTCCAAGTTTGGCACTGTAATGAAGATCATTACTTTCACAAAGAATAACCAGTTCCAGGCTTTGCTCCAATATGCTGATGGCTCCAGTGCACAACATGCAAAACTG GCCTTGGATGGACAGAACATCTATAATGCCTGCTGCACTCTGCGTATTGACTTCTCTAAATTGACTAGCCTTAACGTTAAGTACAATAATGACAAAAGCCGAGACTACACACGCCCTGACCTACCATCTGGTGACAACCAGCCGACCTTAGACCAAACCATGGCAGCCGCTTTTGGTAAGGAAGCCTCCCTACTAG GTTTGTCCGTCCCAGgggttcatggggcattggctccactcagcatgccgtcagcagctgcagcagctgcagcagcagccagTCGTATTGGTATTCCGGGATTTGCCTCTGCAGCCAACGCTGTCCTGCTGATTAGCAATCTGAATCCTGAG AGAGTTACGCCCCAATGCCTCTTTATTCTTTTCG GAGTGTATGGTGATGTGCAGCGTGTGAAGATACTtttcaacaagaaagaaaatGCCTTGGTACAAATGTTTGACTGCACCCAAGCTCAACTGG CTATGAGCCACCTGAATGGTCAAAGGCTTCATGGAAAGGCAATGCGTGTAACCATGTCCAAACACCAGACAGTGCAGCTTCCCCGTGAAGGCCAGGAGGACCAGGGCCTGACCAAGGACTATAGCAGCTCGCCACTGCATCGCTTCAAGAAACCTGGGTCGAAAAATTTCCAGAACATCTTCCCTCCTTCTGCTACCCTCCATCTCTCTAATATTCC ACCTTCTATTACTGAAGAAGATCTGAAGTTGCTGTTCTCGAGCACAACTGGCATGGTCAAAGCATTCAAGTTCTTTCA GAAGGATCGCAagatggctctcatccagatgagttCAGTGGAAGAAGCAATCCAGGCTCTTATTGACCTTCATAATCATGACCTTGGAGAAAACCATCACCTCAGGGTTTCCTTCTCCAAGTCGACCATTTAA
- the LOC121287648 gene encoding polypyrimidine tract-binding protein 1 isoform X3, whose product MDGIVQDITVGTKRGSDELLSACAANGPFIMSNSAPSAGEYTNGNDSKKFKGENRTSGILPSRVIHIRKLPNDVTEAEVISLGLPFGKVTNLLMLKGKNQAFIEMNSEEAANTMVSYYSTVTPYLRSHPIYIQYSNHKELKTDNSPNQARAQAALQAVNAVQTANMAIAGTGAPDSAAGLAGQSPVLRIIVENLFYPVTLDVLHQIFSKFGTVMKIITFTKNNQFQALLQYADGSSAQHAKLALDGQNIYNACCTLRIDFSKLTSLNVKYNNDKSRDYTRPDLPSGDNQPTLDQTMAAAFGAPGIISSPYGGGAGFPPSIAFQQADFLQHPSDYCLSVPGVHGALAPLSMPSAAAAAAAAASRIGIPGFASAANAVLLISNLNPERVTPQCLFILFGVYGDVQRVKILFNKKENALVQMFDCTQAQLAMSHLNGQRLHGKAMRVTMSKHQTVQLPREGQEDQGLTKDYSSSPLHRFKKPGSKNFQNIFPPSATLHLSNIPPSITEEDLKLLFSSTTGMVKAFKFFQKDRKMALIQMSSVEEAIQALIDLHNHDLGENHHLRVSFSKSTI is encoded by the exons CGGGGGTCTGACGAGCTTCTATCTGCTTGTGCTGCTAACGGTCCCTTTATCATGAGCAACTCTGCTCCCTCTGCTGGTGAGTACA CCAATGGCAATGACAGCAAAAAGTTCAAAGGAGAGAACAGGACTTCAGGAATATTACCTTCCAGAGTCATTCATATCCGCAAACTTCCCAACGACGTCACTGAAGCAGAGGTCATTTCCTTGGGCTTGCCTTTTGGCAAAGTAACCAATCTTCTCATGTTAAAAGGCAAAAATCAG GCTTTTATAGAAATGAACTCTGAAGAAGCTGCTAACACGATGGTGAGCTATTACAGCACTGTCACTCCCTATCTAAGAAGCCATCCTATCTACATTCAATATTCTAACCACAAGGAGCTGAAAACTGACAACTCTCCCAATCAGGCT AGAGCGCAAGCTGCTCTTCAGGCAGTAAATGCTGTGCAGACTGCTAACATGGCTATTGCTGGCACTGGTGCCCCAGATAGTGCAGCAGGTCTTGCTGGCCAGAGCCCAGTTCTTCGCATCATTGTGGAAAACCTTTTCTACCCAGTTACTCTAGATGTATTGCACCAG ATTTTTTCCAAGTTTGGCACTGTAATGAAGATCATTACTTTCACAAAGAATAACCAGTTCCAGGCTTTGCTCCAATATGCTGATGGCTCCAGTGCACAACATGCAAAACTG GCCTTGGATGGACAGAACATCTATAATGCCTGCTGCACTCTGCGTATTGACTTCTCTAAATTGACTAGCCTTAACGTTAAGTACAATAATGACAAAAGCCGAGACTACACACGCCCTGACCTACCATCTGGTGACAACCAGCCGACCTTAGACCAAACCATGGCAGCCGCTTTTG GTGCACCAGGTATCATCTCCTCGCCCTACGGAGGGGGAGCTGGTTTCCCTCCTAGTATTGCCTTCCAGCAAGCTG ACTTCCTCCAACATCCATCAGATTACT GTTTGTCCGTCCCAGgggttcatggggcattggctccactcagcatgccgtcagcagctgcagcagctgcagcagcagccagTCGTATTGGTATTCCGGGATTTGCCTCTGCAGCCAACGCTGTCCTGCTGATTAGCAATCTGAATCCTGAG AGAGTTACGCCCCAATGCCTCTTTATTCTTTTCG GAGTGTATGGTGATGTGCAGCGTGTGAAGATACTtttcaacaagaaagaaaatGCCTTGGTACAAATGTTTGACTGCACCCAAGCTCAACTGG CTATGAGCCACCTGAATGGTCAAAGGCTTCATGGAAAGGCAATGCGTGTAACCATGTCCAAACACCAGACAGTGCAGCTTCCCCGTGAAGGCCAGGAGGACCAGGGCCTGACCAAGGACTATAGCAGCTCGCCACTGCATCGCTTCAAGAAACCTGGGTCGAAAAATTTCCAGAACATCTTCCCTCCTTCTGCTACCCTCCATCTCTCTAATATTCC ACCTTCTATTACTGAAGAAGATCTGAAGTTGCTGTTCTCGAGCACAACTGGCATGGTCAAAGCATTCAAGTTCTTTCA GAAGGATCGCAagatggctctcatccagatgagttCAGTGGAAGAAGCAATCCAGGCTCTTATTGACCTTCATAATCATGACCTTGGAGAAAACCATCACCTCAGGGTTTCCTTCTCCAAGTCGACCATTTAA
- the LOC121287648 gene encoding polypyrimidine tract-binding protein 1 isoform X7 yields the protein MDGIVQDITVGTKRGSDELLSACAANGPFIMSNSAPSAGEYTNGNDSKKFKGENRTSGILPSRVIHIRKLPNDVTEAEVISLGLPFGKVTNLLMLKGKNQAFIEMNSEEAANTMVSYYSTVTPYLRSHPIYIQYSNHKELKTDNSPNQARAQAALQAVNAVQTANMAIAGTGAPDSAAGLAGQSPVLRIIVENLFYPVTLDVLHQIFSKFGTVMKIITFTKNNQFQALLQYADGSSAQHAKLALDGQNIYNACCTLRIDFSKLTSLNVKYNNDKSRDYTRPDLPSGDNQPTLDQTMAAAFGAPGIISSPYGGGAGFPPSIAFQQAGLSVPGVHGALAPLSMPSAAAAAAAAASRIGIPGFASAANAVLLISNLNPERVTPQCLFILFGVYGDVQRVKILFNKKENALVQMFDCTQAQLAMSHLNGQRLHGKAMRVTMSKHQTVQLPREGQEDQGLTKDYSSSPLHRFKKPGSKNFQNIFPPSATLHLSNIPPSITEEDLKLLFSSTTGMVKAFKFFQKDRKMALIQMSSVEEAIQALIDLHNHDLGENHHLRVSFSKSTI from the exons CGGGGGTCTGACGAGCTTCTATCTGCTTGTGCTGCTAACGGTCCCTTTATCATGAGCAACTCTGCTCCCTCTGCTGGTGAGTACA CCAATGGCAATGACAGCAAAAAGTTCAAAGGAGAGAACAGGACTTCAGGAATATTACCTTCCAGAGTCATTCATATCCGCAAACTTCCCAACGACGTCACTGAAGCAGAGGTCATTTCCTTGGGCTTGCCTTTTGGCAAAGTAACCAATCTTCTCATGTTAAAAGGCAAAAATCAG GCTTTTATAGAAATGAACTCTGAAGAAGCTGCTAACACGATGGTGAGCTATTACAGCACTGTCACTCCCTATCTAAGAAGCCATCCTATCTACATTCAATATTCTAACCACAAGGAGCTGAAAACTGACAACTCTCCCAATCAGGCT AGAGCGCAAGCTGCTCTTCAGGCAGTAAATGCTGTGCAGACTGCTAACATGGCTATTGCTGGCACTGGTGCCCCAGATAGTGCAGCAGGTCTTGCTGGCCAGAGCCCAGTTCTTCGCATCATTGTGGAAAACCTTTTCTACCCAGTTACTCTAGATGTATTGCACCAG ATTTTTTCCAAGTTTGGCACTGTAATGAAGATCATTACTTTCACAAAGAATAACCAGTTCCAGGCTTTGCTCCAATATGCTGATGGCTCCAGTGCACAACATGCAAAACTG GCCTTGGATGGACAGAACATCTATAATGCCTGCTGCACTCTGCGTATTGACTTCTCTAAATTGACTAGCCTTAACGTTAAGTACAATAATGACAAAAGCCGAGACTACACACGCCCTGACCTACCATCTGGTGACAACCAGCCGACCTTAGACCAAACCATGGCAGCCGCTTTTG GTGCACCAGGTATCATCTCCTCGCCCTACGGAGGGGGAGCTGGTTTCCCTCCTAGTATTGCCTTCCAGCAAGCTG GTTTGTCCGTCCCAGgggttcatggggcattggctccactcagcatgccgtcagcagctgcagcagctgcagcagcagccagTCGTATTGGTATTCCGGGATTTGCCTCTGCAGCCAACGCTGTCCTGCTGATTAGCAATCTGAATCCTGAG AGAGTTACGCCCCAATGCCTCTTTATTCTTTTCG GAGTGTATGGTGATGTGCAGCGTGTGAAGATACTtttcaacaagaaagaaaatGCCTTGGTACAAATGTTTGACTGCACCCAAGCTCAACTGG CTATGAGCCACCTGAATGGTCAAAGGCTTCATGGAAAGGCAATGCGTGTAACCATGTCCAAACACCAGACAGTGCAGCTTCCCCGTGAAGGCCAGGAGGACCAGGGCCTGACCAAGGACTATAGCAGCTCGCCACTGCATCGCTTCAAGAAACCTGGGTCGAAAAATTTCCAGAACATCTTCCCTCCTTCTGCTACCCTCCATCTCTCTAATATTCC ACCTTCTATTACTGAAGAAGATCTGAAGTTGCTGTTCTCGAGCACAACTGGCATGGTCAAAGCATTCAAGTTCTTTCA GAAGGATCGCAagatggctctcatccagatgagttCAGTGGAAGAAGCAATCCAGGCTCTTATTGACCTTCATAATCATGACCTTGGAGAAAACCATCACCTCAGGGTTTCCTTCTCCAAGTCGACCATTTAA
- the LOC121287648 gene encoding polypyrimidine tract-binding protein 1 isoform X6 translates to MDGIVQDITVGTKRGSDELLSACAANGPFIMSNSAPSAANGNDSKKFKGENRTSGILPSRVIHIRKLPNDVTEAEVISLGLPFGKVTNLLMLKGKNQAFIEMNSEEAANTMVSYYSTVTPYLRSHPIYIQYSNHKELKTDNSPNQARAQAALQAVNAVQTANMAIAGTGAPDSAAGLAGQSPVLRIIVENLFYPVTLDVLHQIFSKFGTVMKIITFTKNNQFQALLQYADGSSAQHAKLALDGQNIYNACCTLRIDFSKLTSLNVKYNNDKSRDYTRPDLPSGDNQPTLDQTMAAAFGKEASLLGAPGIISSPYGGGAGFPPSIAFQQAGLSVPGVHGALAPLSMPSAAAAAAAAASRIGIPGFASAANAVLLISNLNPERVTPQCLFILFGVYGDVQRVKILFNKKENALVQMFDCTQAQLAMSHLNGQRLHGKAMRVTMSKHQTVQLPREGQEDQGLTKDYSSSPLHRFKKPGSKNFQNIFPPSATLHLSNIPPSITEEDLKLLFSSTTGMVKAFKFFQKDRKMALIQMSSVEEAIQALIDLHNHDLGENHHLRVSFSKSTI, encoded by the exons CGGGGGTCTGACGAGCTTCTATCTGCTTGTGCTGCTAACGGTCCCTTTATCATGAGCAACTCTGCTCCCTCTGCTG CCAATGGCAATGACAGCAAAAAGTTCAAAGGAGAGAACAGGACTTCAGGAATATTACCTTCCAGAGTCATTCATATCCGCAAACTTCCCAACGACGTCACTGAAGCAGAGGTCATTTCCTTGGGCTTGCCTTTTGGCAAAGTAACCAATCTTCTCATGTTAAAAGGCAAAAATCAG GCTTTTATAGAAATGAACTCTGAAGAAGCTGCTAACACGATGGTGAGCTATTACAGCACTGTCACTCCCTATCTAAGAAGCCATCCTATCTACATTCAATATTCTAACCACAAGGAGCTGAAAACTGACAACTCTCCCAATCAGGCT AGAGCGCAAGCTGCTCTTCAGGCAGTAAATGCTGTGCAGACTGCTAACATGGCTATTGCTGGCACTGGTGCCCCAGATAGTGCAGCAGGTCTTGCTGGCCAGAGCCCAGTTCTTCGCATCATTGTGGAAAACCTTTTCTACCCAGTTACTCTAGATGTATTGCACCAG ATTTTTTCCAAGTTTGGCACTGTAATGAAGATCATTACTTTCACAAAGAATAACCAGTTCCAGGCTTTGCTCCAATATGCTGATGGCTCCAGTGCACAACATGCAAAACTG GCCTTGGATGGACAGAACATCTATAATGCCTGCTGCACTCTGCGTATTGACTTCTCTAAATTGACTAGCCTTAACGTTAAGTACAATAATGACAAAAGCCGAGACTACACACGCCCTGACCTACCATCTGGTGACAACCAGCCGACCTTAGACCAAACCATGGCAGCCGCTTTTGGTAAGGAAGCCTCCCTACTAG GTGCACCAGGTATCATCTCCTCGCCCTACGGAGGGGGAGCTGGTTTCCCTCCTAGTATTGCCTTCCAGCAAGCTG GTTTGTCCGTCCCAGgggttcatggggcattggctccactcagcatgccgtcagcagctgcagcagctgcagcagcagccagTCGTATTGGTATTCCGGGATTTGCCTCTGCAGCCAACGCTGTCCTGCTGATTAGCAATCTGAATCCTGAG AGAGTTACGCCCCAATGCCTCTTTATTCTTTTCG GAGTGTATGGTGATGTGCAGCGTGTGAAGATACTtttcaacaagaaagaaaatGCCTTGGTACAAATGTTTGACTGCACCCAAGCTCAACTGG CTATGAGCCACCTGAATGGTCAAAGGCTTCATGGAAAGGCAATGCGTGTAACCATGTCCAAACACCAGACAGTGCAGCTTCCCCGTGAAGGCCAGGAGGACCAGGGCCTGACCAAGGACTATAGCAGCTCGCCACTGCATCGCTTCAAGAAACCTGGGTCGAAAAATTTCCAGAACATCTTCCCTCCTTCTGCTACCCTCCATCTCTCTAATATTCC ACCTTCTATTACTGAAGAAGATCTGAAGTTGCTGTTCTCGAGCACAACTGGCATGGTCAAAGCATTCAAGTTCTTTCA GAAGGATCGCAagatggctctcatccagatgagttCAGTGGAAGAAGCAATCCAGGCTCTTATTGACCTTCATAATCATGACCTTGGAGAAAACCATCACCTCAGGGTTTCCTTCTCCAAGTCGACCATTTAA